The Ooceraea biroi isolate clonal line C1 chromosome 3, Obir_v5.4, whole genome shotgun sequence genome contains the following window.
ATAAAAGATAGGTATTAtgatacaaattaataaaatacaaacaaaataCAGACAAAGGAATAACtcgtgtaaaatgtataaaatctttttctctatATTATGTTGCACAAATGTCGATAATTTACCAAAGACctatattttcaaaaagtaacgataaaagtaaatatgttactaaattatagtaatttacattaaagtaaaagtaataaaattcagATAACATAAAGTGaagtgaattaataataaaaattatgcggAACAACTGCGACGTACGTATGCTAAACATGTTATCATTCAAGTACAATTTCCCATCAAACTCTGTCAAACTCGAAACATAGTTTGCAagttattgtttatttatattatgggAATGTTCCAACTGTTATTGCATTTAGTTAGTGGAGTGCTGCTATACCTAAAGCATTTCAGTAATTCATTATCCTATCGATTATTGACCGCGGCAATCAATAAACAGAAATGAGCGGAAATTAACATTGCCCGATTAGTTCCTGAAATTAATTGCTTGTCGGCAAGTCGTACGTGTGCGCTTTCTTAAAGAAGCATGGATGAATAAtggaaaaaagatattttcattaaGATCCTCATTAAGAAAGTCGTCTTCGTCGACTTCGCACGTGTCGCACATGAAATTGCGTCCGTGGATCTTCATCTTTGTTCATTTCCCTCGGGAGATCGACAGCAGACAAAAAGCAGCGTATATTACAATGCAATTCGTTCGATTTGTTCAATTGTACATCCACCAGTTAACGGTTTCTCCTGGCcgaagaataaaaatgaaatttttatcacaTTGCTGTATCTCAATAGAATTTTGATCGTAGAAAAATTCTTCGTTATTTACAGTGAAGCGGCTTTTACCAGGCAGTTTCTCTTGCCAAAAAGTAAATTAACAACGCGTTAAAAGGACGCATTTATATTCTCTTCTCCGAATGAGATATAGTTCCCTTCTCTTTAACATACGGTATTCATAACTTTGTTCTTCATAATGCAGTTTGTGTCCGTGCTCGTGTCTCGAGCCTTGTGTTACTCGGGGGATTGGCTGTCCCATCACGTAATGCGGTCACTTAATCGTCGTCTCGGCCGAGAGGTTTCATTACTCTGATCGcgtctttatatttttagatctcTTCGTTAAATCTCTGTTCTAATTCATTAACTTTTTTGCGACGACACACCGatgtgaaaattaaatattgtttttcggATTTCGCGTTGCATCGCAAAACCTGCGTCCGCGTTAATCTACCGCAACGATAATGAGTGCGAATGGCATACCTGCATTATCAAGAGCCATCCAAATGTCGAGCGACATACTACGCGATTGACAGAGCGCACTTGATTTCAACCTGCACTTACTACGTGTATGTAGGTCGATGGCGATTCGTTTTTGCGTTCGTTTAATCAAAACGATATGATCATGCCTCGCTTTAATGCTATAGTTTAAgagaacaataaaaaatattgaacgaCAAGTTCCAAGAGGGGAAAGTTAATTACGGAGcaattttcgtttttattctCGTTTTTATCGGATCAGATATCTGGATCGGATGTCACAAGTTTGTGAATTATCATCCTCATGTATCAAAATTGTGTATTGATCGCGGCGTGTTAATCATACGGCAACAAGATGTACgcagaaaacaatttgtactTCCATATAATTACGTAAGCCATAAAAAATCCATAAAGTGAACAGCTGTTCCTAAAGAACATTTTCTCTCAGGCGCTTCCGTAATTTTGTGTGAGATTACGAAAATGTAAAACTGTGTTGCTCTTGTCAAGGCCAAGAAACGTTCCTCGcgctgaattaatttgcatggGTGTATTATAAGCATCGGTAAATATGGGAAGCATTTCGTTCTTGCGCAGTAAAACCTTCAAGAGATATCCTCGGCACGAAATATTTCGTGACACGCAAGTCCggcgatattttattacgattCGACGTTGTGCGATGATGATGCTTCTCCATCGCATGgtgaacaaaaaataaagaaaattagtaCGTTTCaacattttgcaaattatgcacaatgtattatacattcgCAGGAAACAAATTAACTGTTTTAGTAGGAGGTAATTGGAGTACGTGTTGTACGAAAGAACAGAGACGCAGGAATTTGCACatgaagtaattttattaaaaaaaagagacgatATTTTACAGGCATATATTATGTCACAAATATCTTTGACATAAAGGCATACcacagaaatatttcaagtaTTTATGTTGCACTGCTAGTCgcaatattttagaaatataaagagacttaattctctttttccctttttacTCAGCATGTCTATAatcaatcatttattatatgtatatacacacacaatcGTTCGTGCGCGCTTTGCCAACGACTCCATCATTTTGCATTGTTCCCTTGTAATCGTTGTCCTTTTACGTCATTTCGAGAATGGGTTCGCCGATTATTCCAGTCACCGACTTTCTCATCTATCTTCTGAATGCGTACTAAAATATTGTACGATTGCATTGATTGGATTAGTTTCATGACTATGGTTATggttttcaaatataaaaaagtatacaagattaaacttttattagaaatcggaacgtttcttttttaacaGAATAGAAATAATTGGGGCTGACTAGTCATTTCTCTAAGAGAATAAACGAGATTTCTCGTAAACTTGTGTAGCACTTGTAGATATTACACTTTATTAGCTCCATCGAAAGCGGAAGAAGGCACATAGAACGTGGTGATctcagaaatattattttatttcctcttTCGCTGATTATTTCTAGCTACTCTGCttgcgtgtacgtgtatatgcTCGCGTGAGATTATAGTATATTTACTTACTTCCTATTTCAAGCCTATAAAGATTTCACGTGAGTATGTAagtatgaatattatttttttcataaatcatgactaaaactaaaaatttcaATGTCATCAGTGTGCTTTAGTCAATTTCAAACACGCTCTAACACGAAACTGGCACAACAATTCAGACGATATCGATTATCGTAAATATATGAATGCTTCCTTCTGAAAAAGCATATATTTACACTTACATCACAAGATACAGATACGTATGCATCATGTGCGTCGCAAATATATGGTGCAATATATATTCTGTATAActaattatacgtatataggCAGTCGTAGTATTCGGGTTCGCGTATAGAGAGTCGCGTCAAGTGTTTCCAGCTATATCAAAAGTATGCCTGTTCGCGAGTATCCAGTTATAATACTACTCATTAATTACAGTAGCACAGTAAGTGgatgtagaaaaaatataaatgcacgTTCGTTGGTAGCCGAGTCGCCGTTGTTCTACATCTAATTTGTACGAAGAAAGCTTGTCCATTTTACATGTTGCGCAGATACCGCAAAACGTCAAAAGACGTCACTTTGCAAAATGTTCTAACAAATGTTTCGGCAATTATTACTCGTATTTTATTTCGCCTTCATTGATTAGGGAGTTATCGCATGTTACACGTATATTTTAATGAGTTTTCTTAAGGTATTATACTTGGAGGCAATGTCTTAACGTATCATCGATTAATACCAGTGTCTATCCATTTATCTTGCGCACGAACAAAGTGATAGCGATACATTGAAGGCAACAGtgagtataaatatatttaattgataataactaaagcattaataattaacttgGACCCCAAGTGGGTTACTTTCGATGAGTCTCACTGGCAGAGAAATCGCTTGAATCCAGATAGAAAGCTCGATCTCAAACCTAACGCCACGACGATCCATCATCGTAAATGTCACAATAATAATACCGTAAGCGTAGTAGAGTTAATTACATCTCGTTCCGGAAGACGACGTCAACGTCCGTCTGACAAGTTCAACTTCACCCACGTGTTACCCGAGAATTTCACTGTTGAGGTTCATTTTACTGAATAAAGGATTGGATCTGTAACATGATATCGATAACGTGATCCTTGGAAATTCTTGGAAAGCCGTACTACTGCTCTTCTCTTAAAAGGAATCTTCAGCGTCATCCACGTCGATCAATGGCAGTCTTTCGTAACCCAGCAGCTTATACTGCTAAAGGGCCATACTCCTGATCTCGTTCTCGTTGGCCTGACTTTGAGTGGCGGAGGACGTTGCCTCCACGAGtccctcgtcctcgtcctcgacCTCTTGCTTGTCGACGCAGTACGTGCACCTCATCTTCGCGTCGTCTCCCACCTTCACCGATCGCGTAATGACGATCAGACTGATCAGGCTGATGATGAGTAGCGCGACCGGCACGATTATGGCGATCAGCAGTTCCATCCGCGTCTTCTTCAGGTCGAACCGCGCCACCACGAAGAACGAGTTGTTCTGAATAATACATGTccgcataaataataattacgcgcaacataaattattaatattccgcAATTAAAAATGGTAATCGACAGAATTAATAGCGTTCGATGAATTCGTTGGTCCATGAATAAACATGAAAGGAATgtcgaataattttatgtagtCTTTTCGCTCCATTTCAAAGCGCATTCTTTATAATCGCTTGAAACGTGAAACATATCGACATCCCGATATCTTCAAGGGAAAATGGACATCAATTTTCGAATCTCGCGCACCGAATATGTCTCCGTCACGCGTTGACACGTCAATATATCTCCTTCACTGAAGTaacgtaatagaaaattattgctTGACGGTAAGGGGAATCTCAAGACAGATCGAGCTTGTTAAATTTCCATGCACGCGTCGGTGGACAGATCTTTCGACGGAAAGTTCCTTACCTTGTTGTAATAGCAGGGATACCTGCTCTGCGCCGTCTGATTGTCGCCGTCGCGGCCGTGAGTGACCTGGAACTGCCTGCACTCACCCCTCAAGGTGTTGACGCAACGTTCGAGATTGATGTACAGTCGTGAGCTGTTATAGATCGTCAGGGACTGCTGAGCTGGAACGTAGGCGTTTGTGGGATCCGCCGGATGCTGCAGACTCTTCTCGTAGATTTTCAGGAAGCTCGTGAAGTTAATGGATGGTTGGGGAACCGCGAGCTCGCTCAGCAGGGTGCCGTTCACGCAATCTTCCGTGCTGCGAATGTAAACAGAGGCAGCGACATGATACCGTGATCCATTGTATCaagataatgatataaaatattaatcaacaCGATGTGTAGCACGTTCCGAGTGAAACCTGAAGAAGCAATTACATTATCTTGCTTCCCatgcatattattaataatgttaatattaatatattatttaataatgtgatcttcttatatttttatatagaaacaCATTTAATCAATTCGTATGCATAAACGGATAATCAACTTAAGAGAGAGTTGAAGTTAATAGTAGGTTAAATAACTCTCCCTTTCTCGAAGCCAATTACTCCTATGCCAAAGAACGCGTGCCATTTCTTTATACCCGCTTTCTTATAGGGATAGCATAGGGTATTTCCATAGCAACCATTGATCCCGCAGCTGAGTCAGATTCACCCTAATATGTTCGCCTTCTTGTTCACCAACGTCCCTTTTCGCTTATTCGCAAcccaataaaatttcaatttcttcaaatagTTTCAAAATGGTAAGTGGAATCACGTTTCTCACAGCAACGGCTCatggataaaatattaaattctgcaTTACGTGTGATTACATAAAAGTGAGAAAcgctcacacacacacacacacacacacacacacaaaagtacagttaataaaataaaataaaaacgaaaaatgaGCGTAATTTGTAGTGCGGTTCTCTATCTTGGTTCCTTAAACAAGAAATGTCAAGGTCCAAGTTTTCCCGATCGATCAATGCTTATGGCGACATTATGAATCCTTTTGATGAACGAGGCGAAAGTATTTTCTTCCTTCAATCATTTACAAAGCCCTAATATATCTCCTATCTATCAGCGGCAATTCAATTCTCGGGATTCTCGCGCTTGCTTGCATCTCCTTTCATTTTCTACGTTCATTCAGATACAACTTAAAGAACTGGTACAAAAACTGTACttgtgatatataattaatcgtaaatataaaaaaggcatcgatatttttctacaatCAGCAGGTTAATagcgttatttattttccaatgATATTTTAGatcattttatttccttttccgTAATAACATGTGTCCAATCTTTATATCtgacataaaattttacttgaaAGATTTTACTTGAAGCAAAATGAAGATAAATTTGACGGAATTTCTATAGAATTTTTTACCATATTACCGTTCGCCATTACCTGATGACGCTGCCTTCCTTCTTCACGGCAAAGCAGCTCGCGATGATGCTGCCGTTTTGCTCGTCCCAGATCTTCACGGGCTCGTCCAGTCTGGTACCAGGCAGACTACCGTTCGCCCTGTTCAAGGCCACGCCATGGGAGCACCTGGCGGAAATGATGTTGTCCCCTTGCATCAGATACACGTTGATGTCACTGGTGGTGATGTTCGGGCAGTATCGGTCGCAGGTGAAGGCATGCTTGATTTTCGTGCATCTGGAGTTCTGACAGCTGAAGAAGCCGTTCAGCTTCATGTTGTCCTTCTCGCTGTCGACGACGATACCGTCCGCCTTGTGGTGGCAGAGCATCAGCTCGCTCATGTTAGAACAATGCCCGAGACTGCAGTTGAACACGCCCGTCAGCATGCCACACTCACTGCCGTTGTTGCAATTGTACCTCTTCATGCTACCCATGTTCACCTGCGGAATCGCGTTTCCTGTTTTGATCTTTTTTTACCTTATTCCTATCAAGTCgcagattaattttatttaacgtaGGACCAACGTACGAACTCACGtacatgtatttaaaaatacggTTCTTATCGGCtttgtttctcatttcttGTTCCTCTGCTACACAATTGCCACGgaaaagttaattaacatttatttcctGCCTCGATGTTCGTATGTATAATTTCGAAATGGAATTATTCTTTTGAATTGTTGGAGGAACGCTATACAAGGCTACATACACTATTGTTACACACTGTATCACCCTTTCTCGATGCcattaattaaatcacattATTTTCGGGAAGTTTCGGGTCTGTCGGCGAACCATTAGCAGCACACCGAGCAATGCCGCACGCCTAAATATTCATATCCATAGGGCACTCCCTCAAAGATAATTCGTGTCCCACTACCCAACTCGCTTAACATTGGATCATGAATACCGACTATTTTTAGCCGCCTTTTACGATGACTCAAAACCTTTCAGCTATCGCGGATGCAAACCAACGAACTCTTTCCGAGTCAAATATGTTGCGCCGAATTAGATGTACATCGCGACGTGCATTTTAATTGCATCTGACCACTTAATTTGtgtctaattaaaataaacgttGATACGTTGCCACAAAGACTCCTACAGGAAAAATCCTTATTCGTTCCTCGTAGCATTTTATCGTGATTAAATTCTTAGGGTGTAGCAGTCATCCGTAAAAGGACTCTCCAATCCGCGAGCGTTACTGACGAATAACTGGCAGGTTCGTGACAACGTCTCGCTATTACGACAGCATAAGTTTGCGTCATATCGCTTGCATCTCCGTCCTGATGGAAGCTTTTACCAGTACGCCTCCATAACAGATCAAATtcactaaataattacatttaacgACGAGAAAGCAGGCAATATTGTTTGTAAGTCGCAGCGAGGCCAGAAGCTATTTTTTAGCTTTTCTTGCGAATGACGTTTTGAATAACGTTGCAATATAGAGTGCACTACGTATCGTACGCGCAGCAGATTTTATAatggtattttttttaaatattgcaaatttattcTCTCATGAACTGGGAGCATCCAGTTGACTATAATAGATGCTCCTTGGTTGATGGACCGTTACATAAAGGAGAAGATAAGAATGGCGCGAGGTAGAAAATGAAGGGTAAATTGGCGATGATACCGAGATGCAATCCTTTCCATAATTCTCAAAAAAGCTAAAAAAATCTTGAAAACGGTAATTTTAACATGTGCGTAATAAACAGGCGAGTTCACGGAATTTCtatctaataataatcacaGAGCATTAATATCCAATAACAAAGTGAGGATCTCTAGATTTTACTCAGATGCAATTTAAATCTTCATCCTTCTACTGCTCGTTCGCATCGATGTTCAGAGAGATACGCCGCAATGAAATTGAAGCCGCCTTCGGTAAAAGTGTAATATCCCCATGGGATGGAAACCCACGCCCACTGGAGAGCGGCCGTTGGTGCGAGAGCTTACGATCGAAGTCGGTTGGAAATGTGCCGTGGAATATAGTGATCGGAATCCGAAGGGTAAACGCGCGTTCCTGCCTTCCGAGAGGAACTTTCGTACTTCGCCGAGTGGAAGAATAAGTTTTGAGGAGATCGTGGCAAATGGTCAATAAAGTACGTAGGCAGAGCTTATTGTCGTCTTCAAGATTTACTTAGGATTTCCGAGTAATTGCGCGCAATGTTACAACTGTTTGCTTCTAATGCTTTGCGCGTTGAATAAAATCataagatttaaatataatataaaatttcaagatttaatattaaccACCTACATCGCTCTACGCACCTGAGGACATGCGATCGTGCTGTACTTGGTGCAGTTCTCGAAAACTACATCGGTACCATTACGTCTCACGGTCGCGTGAATTTGGGGACAAAAGCCGCTGGTTTTTGTCAAGCACCATTCGCCGCAGCTCGCCCAGCCGCAATTGTTCACCATCGTGGCGTTAACGGTTTGGCACATCACCGGGTCCGGCTCGATGCCGGTGTGGAAAGCTCTGAAATTAGTACGAATTTGTTGAATTCTAAGAACAAACTAACAATATGGTTGGTAAATCTCAAAAACAATTCGACGTTgacatttatatcttttttttgtttatgaCGTTAATACAATAGATtctgttaataaaatttctaatggAGATTATCAGCGTTTGCTTTTTACCTGTACGATGGAGCGTAGATTGCTACGCTAAGATAGACCAAGGCAACGCAACTGATGACAAAGGTGAACTGGAAGAAGCATATGCTGCCGCAAATTCTGCGATCCTGTTCCGGTATCATACGATGCTTCTGTTTTCTGCCCATCGCGTGACACTCTACGATCTATATCAATCTTTCTCTAATATCcacttttttaaatcttttcgATAGATTTTTCCAATTTCTACAAATTCCAATATCTCGCTGACGCCGAAGATCCAGGACGACGAGTTATCTTCGAAATGAAAATCTTGCTTTTACGAGTCTAAGTAACATCGtgtatattatctattatatctGCTTTCTCTCGAAGCACATGACATAAAAATCAGGCGACTTCATGTCGACATTTCATTACTACTTCATACTATCGTACAGCGGCTATAGCAGCTtcgtaaaaatttaatcaCCGTCTCGCACGAGAAAACAAACCGCAGAGATCAATGGACTGGCACGTCGCGTTCCGCGCAGCTAAAGATCGATCACTCGCAATAGCTCCATTTTTAATCTCACGACAATACGATCGTTCAGATATTCCACACCACGAACGCACGTACGCAAGCGGAATATTTCGTTACGGATCTTCGTTTGCGTCCTGTATGTTGCTTCCGTATAATAGTACAAGTTCACAAAGTCGGTCGAcaaatatgtgtatgtgtcCCATCGATTAAATGATTTTGCTATAGCTACCGTCTTCTTATGGGCACGAATACGCGTCGTGACGCACAGTCGTCATGCTATTTCGTTAGAAAGCACGAGATGATCCTTGGACTTTAAGTTTATACTGCTTTGCTCGGTTGTTCAGTGAAGAAAATCCAAGTTAAAAACagcgagaaatataaatagcaaACATTGCTAGCAGATGCACGTCAATCGCAGTAAACAATTTACGATTTCTTCCACAATTACGAATCTTTCCCTCTGAATGTTAATCTATCTTCATTAGTACCGGCAGGCGAAGAACAGGGTGATGATTAGTCATAAGATCCAGATGTATCACGCATCGAGGCATGTGACTCACAATTCCGCTGAATCGTGGTGGGTTGTCCTCTTTCTTGACTTGAGATGAGACGTAGGTCGGTTTAAGCTAGCATAGTCGGTCACTCGTCGATAAACTCTCATACGATCGCGAAGAGACCCCTTTCTTTGTTTGCGCAACGGGTTCCACCCTCGTTGTTCTTTCGCTAAACTCGGCCGATCTGCTCGATGCACTTAAGGAAATTACCACGTGTTAATCTTATTAGCTGCGTAGTTGCGAGCAGGTGTCCTATATAGGATGTAGAATTAGATGTTGATAACCCCATTATCGCGACTTTGTCGAGAGCGAGCGCTTAACGATCGTTTAAAAAAGGCACGATCGATCCGGATTTCAGTGCTTTCTGTGCTATCGTCGCCCTCGGGAGTGacgtcattaaaatttcatccCTCTCATTCTTTACATCGTTACCATGACTCGGTGACATATATCAATTTGCATGAAAGGAGAGTGGCGTTTCGAAATTGATGTATTCCTGAAACTGGTACCAGATGTTTCCTTGTCAAGTCAAGGATTCAGCCAGGATGGCGCGATTCGTCACGCAGAGTTTTCCTCGGGGTATTCGGCGTGGTGTCAACGTTATTATGCAAACAGGAAATAGCAAGTAATTTGCCTGTACATTTTTTATGGAAGGTAAATCGATCTCGATACGAGAGGGACACCTTTTTTCCGGTGGACACCTACGATAGCACAATGATGTCCTTAATGGTTGTTCCACTTGCAAATAACCTTGGACGGAGCGATTATCTTGCTGATAATACCTTTGGGATTCTCGTTCTAGGAATGCCGTTTCCATAGACATGCTGTTTGATCGTGTCCGTCATCCTTGGGGACGATAAATAGCGCACACTGCATCTCAcaccttttcctttttatttaattaaatatagtttctgtttttttatttgaaatactAGAGTTATTCTTTAATTCaagtttctttaaaaaatccTGCGAGatctataatattgtatagCGTCTGTTGTCTGACTCAATGCGAGTAGTTTCTACTGCGAAATAAGTCttcgataaaattataaatttattatttttttgaacACATTGTGCACtacaattttttaagaattttcaATGTTTTGTAAGATAAAGAACGTTTTCGACCAATCGCTaacttgaataattaatataataataaataatgcactCTTCCAAAAAGGAGAAAACACAAACGCGAtgcaaaaattcaaaaaattttatttcgccaACTTACACCAGATAACGACAActattttcatgtttttatcaaatatcaaGTTTATCACGTTTATATAAACGTGATAAACttgatatttatgtaataaatttctttttcatgtatcaaaatttttgtgagatcaattttgcaaattacgACAGAAAAACTGGATCCTCTTTATTTGCAATTCACCGTCAATACGACAACATTCACTGGTGTTTGCACGTTTACGTCACATTTTATTGGGAACATACACTTTGCCGCTAATTATATTTGCACAAGTAACATCTGATCTGTTTTTCATCATGTCAATTTAAGCACAAGGATTAATTtcatatacgcgcgcgattgGTATCGACATCTCTCGCTGAGTCATTAATATCGAGCAACGATTATTTCTGTCTGCGATCCGCAGGGTCATCGCTTCGTCGTGATCTTTTTACCCCGAAGAAGAAATTTGCGATCACGCGGACGCACGCGAGACAGCCATGCGACCGACCAACTCCGACGACTGTTTGAAAACACGTCTGCCAGTTGGTCGTGTGGCTCGCAAGCTCTCTTCGAGCACGGAGCTTGCGCCGTAGTATATCGTTACCTTTCATGGGAGTGGGATTTTCTTTCATGGTGGAATGCCCGAGTGAAACGTCGACCCGTGGTTCATAGACTTGTCTATGCTGAATGTAGAATGAATCGCGAAACTTCTTGAACTTTTCGAAAGtctaaaaatgtatttctcgAAACGTTACAAGGGAAACATTTACAATCTttgtattaaatgtaaattgctGCTTTTCTTTTCCGGGTACAACTTCCGTCATCATACTTCTCGCAACTTCTCAATTTGTATTATTCTTGTCCAGCTCGCACGTGATGCATGCATGCAAAAGTATATTTCAaatgatgtttttttttataattgccCCTGCAGATAGAAGATTATACGAAACGTATGAgcaattttacattacaaaaCGTGAAACTATTCATTGCACACTGTAAATTACAGGTGTAGTGCTCCATGAAATAAAAAGTCAGTGGGTATCCATTTTATCGATTTAGATTCATCCCCTCGATATCAACTCAGTGGGGCGGAGTGTTAGCTCCGTTGGATTAACATTTCTGCGGCCTTCGAAGTAAAAGGTCAAATGTCTCCACTTAGAGCTATGTAATCTTCGCATAATGCACATGAAGATTCTTCATATCCCATAGCCATCGTCCAATCAGATAAACGCATCTTTGTTACCccatatcttaaaatatttaagcgaataaaataatttaatcagtTAAGATAAgaattcataaaaaaagatctcagacaaataattataaacaggAAAAATACAGTCAGCATTAACAgaaaacgtatttttatatatttcaaacgaGAAACCGTACAATCTCTTATTTACAATTGTCCGCTTGTATCGCAAAGCGCATGAtttatatatcgtatatatattatgtacaataattatgaTTCAGTACGAACGTATGAAGCGATGGACGAGTTGAAAACGTTCGAGtaaagagaaaggaagcgTCTTGAAgagtattttttcatttatatcagtagactttacatatataaagaaagagagacgaggaaAAGAGATGGAAATTGTGTAGGTACGATAAATGTCTGGCTAATGGTAAATACGAGTATCATTAGAGTAGCCAAATAATATTGTAGGAGAGCATATGTTATGTAAAGGTAATTATCGCATAGTGTTTGTTTGTCGAATCGATCGAAGACAAACAGTATCTGCACTCGATTGGTTCGGTCATTGCTTTCTAGATCGAATATAAGGACATCTCTATATCTTGTGTGGAAATAGAATTTACAATACCTCATCTTATCATCAATTCGTGCTCGATCAAACCACTCAGTTAAAACCGCTTGAATTACATATCCTACATGTATCACCCttgcatataaattatctCGATTTACTCTAGAATTTGTTCTCCTATCTAAGAAGAGATCTCAAACGAATCTTAGCATGTCAAATTTGCAATCAATAATCTTTCTAATAGAAATTCATCCGTGTACTAAGGAAAATCGTGTTCTATGCTTTAATGAAAAGAGTATAATCCGCTTGAGATCCCtaatctatattatattaatatcttcccTCGCGACCGCTCTGCTCTAAGAATGCTGTCTACGACAATTGCGACCG
Protein-coding sequences here:
- the LOC105276864 gene encoding uncharacterized protein LOC105276864 — translated: MGRKQKHRMIPEQDRRICGSICFFQFTFVISCVALVYLSVAIYAPSYRAFHTGIEPDPVMCQTVNATMVNNCGWASCGEWCLTKTSGFCPQIHATVRRNGTDVVFENCTKYSTIACPQVNMGSMKRYNCNNGSECGMLTGVFNCSLGHCSNMSELMLCHHKADGIVVDSEKDNMKLNGFFSCQNSRCTKIKHAFTCDRYCPNITTSDINVYLMQGDNIISARCSHGVALNRANGSLPGTRLDEPVKIWDEQNGSIIASCFAVKKEGSVISTEDCVNGTLLSELAVPQPSINFTSFLKIYEKSLQHPADPTNAYVPAQQSLTIYNSSRLYINLERCVNTLRGECRQFQVTHGRDGDNQTAQSRYPCYYNKNNSFFVVARFDLKKTRMELLIAIIVPVALLIISLISLIVITRSVKVGDDAKMRCTYCVDKQEVEDEDEGLVEATSSATQSQANENEIRSMAL